The Apis mellifera strain DH4 linkage group LG13, Amel_HAv3.1, whole genome shotgun sequence genome includes a region encoding these proteins:
- the LOC550732 gene encoding trichohyalin isoform X1 codes for MPEASGSEVADESDYSIFENKAGLAEDMKFLASMPELCDVTFLVGDTKEPICAVKAVLAARSRVFQKMFYQAPSPQRKKEPAPKENKIRLFLKRSSEPLLNLQNAAQQRSGFAQQLAPIQEPNQHHTVIIEEFEPDVFRQLIEYIHTGCVTLQPRTLLGLMNAADYYGLEQLRKACTGFVQCCITVDTVCALLASAERYIQYKCTKSLVHKVFEFVDEHGNEVLNLGSFTLLPQHVVRLILAREELRADEFTKFQAALMWSKKYCDSNQNQDLKDVIGNFLEYIQFHKIPANVLMREVHPLGLVPSGIIVNALAYQADPTSVDPGKLSPHKVKHQDRSLSVQSSLQDQFGSNTSLSSSGSYEGSDEKQHSGKYGIAEQEIREQEQWQKHRQEEEDLQRLIEQRSQYQSMRQDEVQRQHDEQLIRRQEEELRRQEMQEEFERRQKSMKKKKQEEELKRKRAEEELKRQREEEEQRKKQEEESKRRREEEEEQRKRREEEEEERKKVEDLTKQEDEKKKKRSEMELRNEEEKESLEKHRKEEDLRKADQEEIPQKRLKSEEDEKRQELEQRLMIKDRAREETIELKEEEKLDGQVEEERRREQEELLKQQKEEEQRRIREEKKMQLQLQELKAHWTSQQEVMLMMQEEALQRQIEERRYEDEWESRQFQQLQLHIEGRKPEAEKKLEQRQITERKRGRKRKEGRVEIRVHEAESPKREQQLQQSQLADGVTGFYIKIVVRQEGRANLVWLFKTHKF; via the exons ATGCCGGAGGCTTCAGGGTCAGAGGTGGCCGACGAGTCGgattattcgattttcgagAATAAGGCCGGCTTGGCCGAGGATATGAAGTTTCTGGCAAGTATGCCGGAACTATGCGACGTGACCTTCCTCGTCGGTGATACCAAAGAACCTATTTGCGCTGTGAAGGCTGTTTTAGCGGCCAGAAGTAG agtttttcaaaaaatgttttaccAGGCGCCAAGTCCACAACGTAAAAAAGAGCCGGCAccgaaagagaataaaatccGCCTGTTTCTAAAGAGAAGCTCGGAACCGTTGTTGAATCTGCAGAATGCAGCGCAACAG CGGTCAGGGTTCGCTCAGCAGTTGGCTCCCATACAAGAG CCGAATCAGCATCATACGGTGATCATCGAGGAATTTGAACCTGATGTGTTCCGCCAGCTGATCGAATACATTCATACCGGATGTGTGACGTTGCAGCCTAGAACATTATTGG GATTGATGAACGCTGCTGATTATTACGGATTGGAACAACTGAGGAAAGCTTGCACAGGATTTGTGCAATGTTGTATAACAGTGGACACGGTGTGCGCTTTATTGGCGTCAGCTGAACGATACATTCAGTACAAGTGTACAAAATCCTTGGTTCATAAG gtaTTTGAATTCGTCGACGAACATGGCAACGAAGTGTTGAATTTAGGCTCGTTCACCCTTCTTCCTCAACACGTGGTTCGTTTAATCCTCGCTAGGGAAGAGTTACGTGCTGATGAATTTACCAAATttcaa GCGGCCTTGATGTGGAGCAAGAAATACTGCGATAGCAATCAGAATCAAGATCTGAAGGACGTAATAGGCAACTTTCTGGAGTACATTCAATTTCACAAGATTCCTGCAAACGTGCTTATGAGGGAGGTTCACCCTCTGGGCCTGGTACCTTCGGGGATCATAGTGAACGCGTTGGCCTATCAG GCAGACCCGACCAGTGTCGACCCCGGAAAGCTCTCCCCCCACAAAGTGAAGCACCAGGACCGTAGTCTGTCGGTGCAATCCTCGTTGCAGGACCAATTCGGGAGCAACACGTCACTGAGCTCGAGCGGTTCATACGAGGGGTCCGACGAGAAACAGCATTCAG GTAAATACGGCATAGCGGAGCAGGAAATACGGGAGCAGGAACAGTGGCAGAAGCACAGGCAGGAAGAGGAGGATCTGCAACGGCTGATCGAGCAGAGGAGTCAGTATCAATCGATGAGGCAGGACGAGGTGCAACGGCAGCACGACGAACAGCTGATCAGAAGGCAGGAGGAGGAGTTGAGGAGGCAGGAGATGCAGGAGGAGTTCGAGAGGAGGCAGAAGAgtatgaagaagaagaagcaggaGGAGGAGTTGAAGAGGAAGAGGGCAGAGGAGGAGTTGAAGAGgcaaagggaggaagaggagcagAGGAAGAAGCAGGAGGAGGAGTCGAAGAGgcggagggaagaggaggaggaacaaaGGAAgcggagggaggaagaagaagaagagaggaagaaggtgGAAGATTTGACGAAGCAAGaggacgagaagaagaagaaacgatcggAAATGGAATTGAGaaacgaggaagaaaaggagagttTGGAGAAACATCGAAAGGAGGAGGATCTGAGAAAGGCAGATCAAGAGGAAATTCCGCAGAAGAGATTGAAAAGTGAAGAAGATGAGAAACGGCAGGAATTGGAGCAGCGATTAATGATCAAAGATCGGGCTCGAGAAGAAACAATTGAattaaaggaagaggaaaaattggaTGGACAGGTGGAAGAAGAGAGACGAAGAGAGCAGGAAGAGTTGTTGAAACAACAAAAGGAAGAGGAGCAACGAAGAattcgagaagagaagaagatgcAATTACAGCTGCAGGAATTGAAAGCCCATTGGACGTCGCAGCAGGAGGTAATGTTGATGATGCAGGAGGAAGCGTTGCAACGACAGATAGAGGAAAGAAGATACGAGGATGAATGGGAGAGCAGACAATTCCAGCAATTGCAATTGCACATAGAGGGTCGAAAACCTGAGGCGGAGAAGAAGTTGGAGCAAAGACAGATAACGGAGcgaaaaagagggaggaagaggaaggagggaagagTGGAGATTAGAGTGCACGAAGCTGAATCGCCGAAGCGTGAACAGCAACTCCAGCAATCACAACTCGCAGATGGCGTTACTGGTTTCTACATAAAGATAGTCGTGAGACAGGAAGGCAGAGCCAATTTAGTTTGGTTGTTCAAAACGCacaaattttga
- the LOC550732 gene encoding trichohyalin isoform X2 has translation MPEASGSEVADESDYSIFENKAGLAEDMKFLASMPELCDVTFLVGDTKEPICAVKAVLAARSRVFQKMFYQAPSPQRKKEPAPKENKIRLFLKRSSEPLLNLQNAAQQPNQHHTVIIEEFEPDVFRQLIEYIHTGCVTLQPRTLLGLMNAADYYGLEQLRKACTGFVQCCITVDTVCALLASAERYIQYKCTKSLVHKVFEFVDEHGNEVLNLGSFTLLPQHVVRLILAREELRADEFTKFQAALMWSKKYCDSNQNQDLKDVIGNFLEYIQFHKIPANVLMREVHPLGLVPSGIIVNALAYQADPTSVDPGKLSPHKVKHQDRSLSVQSSLQDQFGSNTSLSSSGSYEGSDEKQHSGKYGIAEQEIREQEQWQKHRQEEEDLQRLIEQRSQYQSMRQDEVQRQHDEQLIRRQEEELRRQEMQEEFERRQKSMKKKKQEEELKRKRAEEELKRQREEEEQRKKQEEESKRRREEEEEQRKRREEEEEERKKVEDLTKQEDEKKKKRSEMELRNEEEKESLEKHRKEEDLRKADQEEIPQKRLKSEEDEKRQELEQRLMIKDRAREETIELKEEEKLDGQVEEERRREQEELLKQQKEEEQRRIREEKKMQLQLQELKAHWTSQQEVMLMMQEEALQRQIEERRYEDEWESRQFQQLQLHIEGRKPEAEKKLEQRQITERKRGRKRKEGRVEIRVHEAESPKREQQLQQSQLADGVTGFYIKIVVRQEGRANLVWLFKTHKF, from the exons ATGCCGGAGGCTTCAGGGTCAGAGGTGGCCGACGAGTCGgattattcgattttcgagAATAAGGCCGGCTTGGCCGAGGATATGAAGTTTCTGGCAAGTATGCCGGAACTATGCGACGTGACCTTCCTCGTCGGTGATACCAAAGAACCTATTTGCGCTGTGAAGGCTGTTTTAGCGGCCAGAAGTAG agtttttcaaaaaatgttttaccAGGCGCCAAGTCCACAACGTAAAAAAGAGCCGGCAccgaaagagaataaaatccGCCTGTTTCTAAAGAGAAGCTCGGAACCGTTGTTGAATCTGCAGAATGCAGCGCAACAG CCGAATCAGCATCATACGGTGATCATCGAGGAATTTGAACCTGATGTGTTCCGCCAGCTGATCGAATACATTCATACCGGATGTGTGACGTTGCAGCCTAGAACATTATTGG GATTGATGAACGCTGCTGATTATTACGGATTGGAACAACTGAGGAAAGCTTGCACAGGATTTGTGCAATGTTGTATAACAGTGGACACGGTGTGCGCTTTATTGGCGTCAGCTGAACGATACATTCAGTACAAGTGTACAAAATCCTTGGTTCATAAG gtaTTTGAATTCGTCGACGAACATGGCAACGAAGTGTTGAATTTAGGCTCGTTCACCCTTCTTCCTCAACACGTGGTTCGTTTAATCCTCGCTAGGGAAGAGTTACGTGCTGATGAATTTACCAAATttcaa GCGGCCTTGATGTGGAGCAAGAAATACTGCGATAGCAATCAGAATCAAGATCTGAAGGACGTAATAGGCAACTTTCTGGAGTACATTCAATTTCACAAGATTCCTGCAAACGTGCTTATGAGGGAGGTTCACCCTCTGGGCCTGGTACCTTCGGGGATCATAGTGAACGCGTTGGCCTATCAG GCAGACCCGACCAGTGTCGACCCCGGAAAGCTCTCCCCCCACAAAGTGAAGCACCAGGACCGTAGTCTGTCGGTGCAATCCTCGTTGCAGGACCAATTCGGGAGCAACACGTCACTGAGCTCGAGCGGTTCATACGAGGGGTCCGACGAGAAACAGCATTCAG GTAAATACGGCATAGCGGAGCAGGAAATACGGGAGCAGGAACAGTGGCAGAAGCACAGGCAGGAAGAGGAGGATCTGCAACGGCTGATCGAGCAGAGGAGTCAGTATCAATCGATGAGGCAGGACGAGGTGCAACGGCAGCACGACGAACAGCTGATCAGAAGGCAGGAGGAGGAGTTGAGGAGGCAGGAGATGCAGGAGGAGTTCGAGAGGAGGCAGAAGAgtatgaagaagaagaagcaggaGGAGGAGTTGAAGAGGAAGAGGGCAGAGGAGGAGTTGAAGAGgcaaagggaggaagaggagcagAGGAAGAAGCAGGAGGAGGAGTCGAAGAGgcggagggaagaggaggaggaacaaaGGAAgcggagggaggaagaagaagaagagaggaagaaggtgGAAGATTTGACGAAGCAAGaggacgagaagaagaagaaacgatcggAAATGGAATTGAGaaacgaggaagaaaaggagagttTGGAGAAACATCGAAAGGAGGAGGATCTGAGAAAGGCAGATCAAGAGGAAATTCCGCAGAAGAGATTGAAAAGTGAAGAAGATGAGAAACGGCAGGAATTGGAGCAGCGATTAATGATCAAAGATCGGGCTCGAGAAGAAACAATTGAattaaaggaagaggaaaaattggaTGGACAGGTGGAAGAAGAGAGACGAAGAGAGCAGGAAGAGTTGTTGAAACAACAAAAGGAAGAGGAGCAACGAAGAattcgagaagagaagaagatgcAATTACAGCTGCAGGAATTGAAAGCCCATTGGACGTCGCAGCAGGAGGTAATGTTGATGATGCAGGAGGAAGCGTTGCAACGACAGATAGAGGAAAGAAGATACGAGGATGAATGGGAGAGCAGACAATTCCAGCAATTGCAATTGCACATAGAGGGTCGAAAACCTGAGGCGGAGAAGAAGTTGGAGCAAAGACAGATAACGGAGcgaaaaagagggaggaagaggaaggagggaagagTGGAGATTAGAGTGCACGAAGCTGAATCGCCGAAGCGTGAACAGCAACTCCAGCAATCACAACTCGCAGATGGCGTTACTGGTTTCTACATAAAGATAGTCGTGAGACAGGAAGGCAGAGCCAATTTAGTTTGGTTGTTCAAAACGCacaaattttga